A region of Micropterus dolomieu isolate WLL.071019.BEF.003 ecotype Adirondacks linkage group LG01, ASM2129224v1, whole genome shotgun sequence DNA encodes the following proteins:
- the LOC123971384 gene encoding zinc finger and SCAN domain-containing protein 10-like isoform X2: MSKVENEEELCGQRKLLDTKPEADFQLLLVSKEEAPPEQQEWRPSLDQEDPPEPPHIKDEWSPSLDQEDPPEPPHIKDEWSPSLDQEDPPEPPHIKNEWSPSLDQEDPPEPLHIKEEWSTSLDQEDPPEPLHIKEEWSPCLDQEDPPVPPHIKEERSPSLDQEDPPEPPHIKEERSPSLDQEDPPEPPHIKEEWSPCLDQEDPPVPPHIKEERSPSLDQEDPPEPPHIKEEWSPCLDQEDPPVPPHIKEERSPSLDQEDPPEPLHIKEEWSPCLDQEDPPVPPHIKEERSPSLDQEDPPEPPHIKEEGSPCLDQEDPPVPPHIKEERSPSLDQEDPPEPPHIKEEWSPCLDQEDPPVPPHIKEERSPSLDQEDPPEPPHIKEEWSPCLDQEDPPVPPHIKEERSPSLDQEDPPEPPHIKEEEEKLWTSQEGEQLQGLEKADITKFTFTPVPVKCEEDDEEKHLSSQLHQRLTEQMETEADEEPEPGRNLDPDRHLQPDTDDKTSNSSEPETDDSCDWEETWEPQSGSTPLQNNRHNTDEKLFSCSECGKRFSRNSNLKRHMSIHTGGKPFSCSVCSKTFSRHVYLINHMVLHTREKRYNCTVCGKRFTWPYQLKNHQCVGCQSSELHHRQTEENRDTEHLKTEADGEDCGGPEPAKDSDPDRHLQPDTHDKTSDSEPETDDSCGWQETREPQSASNLLKNNRHNTGEKSFSCSECGKLFSRNSDLKRHTRIHTGEKPFNCSFCSKKFIQKVYLTNHIALHTGKKRYSCSVCGRGFTWPYQLKKHWSLCHQPSEHQRLTEQMETKSDGEDCGAPEPARNSDPDRHLQPDTHDKTSDSSEPEADDSCDWEETREPQSGSNSLQNNEVPGIDVEFNTGKTSSSFSECATSSSHRGHLQEHNGLQTGEKPFSCSVCNKRYLEKNSLANHMRLHSKGKHFSCSDCKKTYQWRVEFLRHMRTHTGEKPFSCSVCGKGFSQKEHLRQHMRIHTGEKPLSCSVCGRRFARSSNLISHLRIHTGEKPFTCSVCEANFSHRSALSRHTRIHTGEKPFSCSVCYKRFTRLSLLKKHKCAGESNESK, translated from the exons ATGTCTAAAGTCGAGAACGAGGAGGAACTTTGTGGACAACGCAAACTGCTGGACACAAAGCCTGAAGCAG ACTTCCAGCTGCTGTTGGTGAGTAAAGAAGAGGCTCCCCCTGAGCAGCAGGAGTGgcgccccagtctggaccaggaggacccaccagagcccccGCACATTAAAGATgagtggagccccagtctggaccaggaggacccaccagagcccccGCACATTAAAGATgagtggagccccagtctggaccaggaggacccaccagagcccccGCACATTAAAAATGAGTGGAGCCCCAGTCttgaccaggaggacccaccagagccctTACACATTAAGGAGGAGTGGAGcaccagtctggaccaggaggacccaccagagccctTACACATTAAGGAGGAGTGGAGCCCctgtctggaccaggaggacccaccagtgcccccacacattaaagaggagaggagccccagtctggaccaggaggacccaccagagcccccacacattaaagaggagaggagccccagtctggaccaggaggacccaccagagcccccaCACATTAAGGAGGAGTGGAGCCCctgtctggaccaggaggacccaccagtgcccccacacattaaagaggagaggagccccagtctggaccaggaggacccaccagagcccccaCACATTAAGGAGGAGTGGAGCCCctgtctggaccaggaggacccaccagtgcccccacacattaaagaggagaggagccccagtctggaccaggaggacccaccagagccctTACACATTAAGGAGGAGTGGAGCCCctgtctggaccaggaggacccaccagtgcccccacacattaaagaggagaggagccccagtctggaccaggaggacccaccagagcccccaCACATTAAGGAGGAGGGGAGCCCctgtctggaccaggaggacccaccagtgcccccacacattaaagaggagaggagccccagtctggaccaggaggacccaccagagcccccaCACATTAAGGAGGAGTGGAGCCCctgtctggaccaggaggacccaccagtgcccccacacattaaagaggagaggagccccagtctggaccaggaggacccaccagagcccccaCACATTAAGGAGGAGTGGAGCCCctgtctggaccaggaggacccaccagtgcccccacacattaaagaggagaggagccccagtctggaccaggaggacccaccagagcccccacacattaaagaggaagaggagaaactctggaccagtcaggagggagagcagcttcaaGGGCTGGAGAAGGCTGATATCACCAAGTTCACATTCACTCCTGTCCCAGTGAAGTGTGAAGAAGACGATGAAGAGAAACATCtgtcctcacagcttcatcaaagatTAACTGAACAGATGGAAACAGAAGCTGATGAAGAACCAGAACCAGGCAGGAATTTGGATCCAGACAGACATTTACAACCCGATACTGATGACAAGACTTCTAACTCCTCAGAACCTGAGACAGATGACAGTTGTGATTGGGAGGAGACCTGGGAACCTCAGTCAGGTTCAACCCCTCTGCAAAATAACAGACATAATACTGATGAGAAATTATTTAGCTGCTCTGAGTGTGGTAAACGATTCAGCCGGAACTCAAATTTGAAGAGACACATGAGCATCCACACAGGGGGGAAACCATTCAGTTGCTCTGTTtgcagtaaaacattttcacgACATGTGTATCTGATAAACCACATGGTGCTCCACACAAGGGAGAAACGATACAACTGCACTGTTTGTGGCAAACGATTCACTTGGCCTTATCAGCTCAAAAACCATCAGTGTGTTGGTTGTCAGTCCTCAGAGCTTCATCACAGACAAACTGAAGAGAACAGAGATACAGAGCATTTGAAAACAGaagctgatggagaggactgtggaggaccagaaccagccaaAGACTCCGATCCAGATAGACATTTACAACCAGATACTCATGACAAGACGTCAGACTCTGAACCTGAGACTGATGACAGTTGTGGTTGGCAGGAGACCAGGGAACCTCAGTCAGCTTCAAACCTTCTGAAAAATAACAGACATAATACTGGTGAGAAGTCGTTTAGCTGCTCTGAGTGTGGTAAACTGTTCAGTCGAAACTCAGATCTGAAGAGACATACGagaatccacacaggagagaaaccatttaactGCTCATTTTGCAGTAAAAAATTTATACAAAAGGTTTATCTGACAAACCACATAGCACTCCACACTGGAAAGAAACGAtacagctgcagtgtttgtggcaGAGGATTCACTTGGCCTTATCAGCTCAAAAAACATTGGTCTCTTTGTCATCAGCCCTCAGAGCATCAAAGACTAACTGAACAGATGGaaacaaaaagtgatggagaggactgtggagcaccagaaccagccaggaactCAGATCCAGACAGACATTTACAACCCGATACTCATGACAAGacgtcagactcctctgaaccTGAGGCAGATGACAGTTGTGATTGGGAGGAGACCAGGGAACCTCAGTCAGGTTCAAACTCTCTGCAAAACAATGAAGTACCTGGAATTGATGTGGAATTTAATACTGGAAAAACATCAAGTAGCTTCTCTGAATGTGCTACAAGCTCTAGCCACAGAGGACATCTGCAGGAACACAATGGACTCcaaacaggagagaaaccatttagttgtTCAGTTTGTAATAAAAGATACTTAGAGAAGAACTCTTTAGCAAATCATATGAGACTTCATTCAAAAGGGAAACATTTCAGCTGTTCAGattgtaaaaaaacatatcaATGGAGGGTAGAGTTTCTGAGGCACATGAGAACCCACACGGGCGAGAAACCCTTTAGTTGTTCTGTCTGCGGTAAAGGATTTTCACAAAAGGAACATCTGAGACAACAtatgagaatccacacaggggagaaacccttAAGTTGTTCAGTTTGTGGTAGAAGATTTGCACGAAGCTCAAATTTGATCTCACACTTACGAATTCATACAGGAGAAAAACCTTTCACATGCTCAGTTTGTGAAGCAAATTTCAGTCACAGAAGTGCTTTGTCCAGACACACTagaatccacacaggggagaaacccttTAGTTGTTCAGTTTGTTATAAAAGGTTCACTCGGCTCAGTCTTCTCAAAAAGCACAAATGTGCTGGTGAGAGCAATGAAAGTAAATGA
- the LOC123971384 gene encoding zinc finger and SCAN domain-containing protein 10-like isoform X1 has product MSKVENEEELCGQRKLLDAVFKPGADFQLLLVSKEEAPPEQQEWRPSLDQEDPPEPPHIKDEWSPSLDQEDPPEPPHIKDEWSPSLDQEDPPEPPHIKNEWSPSLDQEDPPEPLHIKEEWSTSLDQEDPPEPLHIKEEWSPCLDQEDPPVPPHIKEERSPSLDQEDPPEPPHIKEERSPSLDQEDPPEPPHIKEEWSPCLDQEDPPVPPHIKEERSPSLDQEDPPEPPHIKEEWSPCLDQEDPPVPPHIKEERSPSLDQEDPPEPLHIKEEWSPCLDQEDPPVPPHIKEERSPSLDQEDPPEPPHIKEEGSPCLDQEDPPVPPHIKEERSPSLDQEDPPEPPHIKEEWSPCLDQEDPPVPPHIKEERSPSLDQEDPPEPPHIKEEWSPCLDQEDPPVPPHIKEERSPSLDQEDPPEPPHIKEEEEKLWTSQEGEQLQGLEKADITKFTFTPVPVKCEEDDEEKHLSSQLHQRLTEQMETEADEEPEPGRNLDPDRHLQPDTDDKTSNSSEPETDDSCDWEETWEPQSGSTPLQNNRHNTDEKLFSCSECGKRFSRNSNLKRHMSIHTGGKPFSCSVCSKTFSRHVYLINHMVLHTREKRYNCTVCGKRFTWPYQLKNHQCVGCQSSELHHRQTEENRDTEHLKTEADGEDCGGPEPAKDSDPDRHLQPDTHDKTSDSEPETDDSCGWQETREPQSASNLLKNNRHNTGEKSFSCSECGKLFSRNSDLKRHTRIHTGEKPFNCSFCSKKFIQKVYLTNHIALHTGKKRYSCSVCGRGFTWPYQLKKHWSLCHQPSEHQRLTEQMETKSDGEDCGAPEPARNSDPDRHLQPDTHDKTSDSSEPEADDSCDWEETREPQSGSNSLQNNEVPGIDVEFNTGKTSSSFSECATSSSHRGHLQEHNGLQTGEKPFSCSVCNKRYLEKNSLANHMRLHSKGKHFSCSDCKKTYQWRVEFLRHMRTHTGEKPFSCSVCGKGFSQKEHLRQHMRIHTGEKPLSCSVCGRRFARSSNLISHLRIHTGEKPFTCSVCEANFSHRSALSRHTRIHTGEKPFSCSVCYKRFTRLSLLKKHKCAGESNESK; this is encoded by the coding sequence ACTTCCAGCTGCTGTTGGTGAGTAAAGAAGAGGCTCCCCCTGAGCAGCAGGAGTGgcgccccagtctggaccaggaggacccaccagagcccccGCACATTAAAGATgagtggagccccagtctggaccaggaggacccaccagagcccccGCACATTAAAGATgagtggagccccagtctggaccaggaggacccaccagagcccccGCACATTAAAAATGAGTGGAGCCCCAGTCttgaccaggaggacccaccagagccctTACACATTAAGGAGGAGTGGAGcaccagtctggaccaggaggacccaccagagccctTACACATTAAGGAGGAGTGGAGCCCctgtctggaccaggaggacccaccagtgcccccacacattaaagaggagaggagccccagtctggaccaggaggacccaccagagcccccacacattaaagaggagaggagccccagtctggaccaggaggacccaccagagcccccaCACATTAAGGAGGAGTGGAGCCCctgtctggaccaggaggacccaccagtgcccccacacattaaagaggagaggagccccagtctggaccaggaggacccaccagagcccccaCACATTAAGGAGGAGTGGAGCCCctgtctggaccaggaggacccaccagtgcccccacacattaaagaggagaggagccccagtctggaccaggaggacccaccagagccctTACACATTAAGGAGGAGTGGAGCCCctgtctggaccaggaggacccaccagtgcccccacacattaaagaggagaggagccccagtctggaccaggaggacccaccagagcccccaCACATTAAGGAGGAGGGGAGCCCctgtctggaccaggaggacccaccagtgcccccacacattaaagaggagaggagccccagtctggaccaggaggacccaccagagcccccaCACATTAAGGAGGAGTGGAGCCCctgtctggaccaggaggacccaccagtgcccccacacattaaagaggagaggagccccagtctggaccaggaggacccaccagagcccccaCACATTAAGGAGGAGTGGAGCCCctgtctggaccaggaggacccaccagtgcccccacacattaaagaggagaggagccccagtctggaccaggaggacccaccagagcccccacacattaaagaggaagaggagaaactctggaccagtcaggagggagagcagcttcaaGGGCTGGAGAAGGCTGATATCACCAAGTTCACATTCACTCCTGTCCCAGTGAAGTGTGAAGAAGACGATGAAGAGAAACATCtgtcctcacagcttcatcaaagatTAACTGAACAGATGGAAACAGAAGCTGATGAAGAACCAGAACCAGGCAGGAATTTGGATCCAGACAGACATTTACAACCCGATACTGATGACAAGACTTCTAACTCCTCAGAACCTGAGACAGATGACAGTTGTGATTGGGAGGAGACCTGGGAACCTCAGTCAGGTTCAACCCCTCTGCAAAATAACAGACATAATACTGATGAGAAATTATTTAGCTGCTCTGAGTGTGGTAAACGATTCAGCCGGAACTCAAATTTGAAGAGACACATGAGCATCCACACAGGGGGGAAACCATTCAGTTGCTCTGTTtgcagtaaaacattttcacgACATGTGTATCTGATAAACCACATGGTGCTCCACACAAGGGAGAAACGATACAACTGCACTGTTTGTGGCAAACGATTCACTTGGCCTTATCAGCTCAAAAACCATCAGTGTGTTGGTTGTCAGTCCTCAGAGCTTCATCACAGACAAACTGAAGAGAACAGAGATACAGAGCATTTGAAAACAGaagctgatggagaggactgtggaggaccagaaccagccaaAGACTCCGATCCAGATAGACATTTACAACCAGATACTCATGACAAGACGTCAGACTCTGAACCTGAGACTGATGACAGTTGTGGTTGGCAGGAGACCAGGGAACCTCAGTCAGCTTCAAACCTTCTGAAAAATAACAGACATAATACTGGTGAGAAGTCGTTTAGCTGCTCTGAGTGTGGTAAACTGTTCAGTCGAAACTCAGATCTGAAGAGACATACGagaatccacacaggagagaaaccatttaactGCTCATTTTGCAGTAAAAAATTTATACAAAAGGTTTATCTGACAAACCACATAGCACTCCACACTGGAAAGAAACGAtacagctgcagtgtttgtggcaGAGGATTCACTTGGCCTTATCAGCTCAAAAAACATTGGTCTCTTTGTCATCAGCCCTCAGAGCATCAAAGACTAACTGAACAGATGGaaacaaaaagtgatggagaggactgtggagcaccagaaccagccaggaactCAGATCCAGACAGACATTTACAACCCGATACTCATGACAAGacgtcagactcctctgaaccTGAGGCAGATGACAGTTGTGATTGGGAGGAGACCAGGGAACCTCAGTCAGGTTCAAACTCTCTGCAAAACAATGAAGTACCTGGAATTGATGTGGAATTTAATACTGGAAAAACATCAAGTAGCTTCTCTGAATGTGCTACAAGCTCTAGCCACAGAGGACATCTGCAGGAACACAATGGACTCcaaacaggagagaaaccatttagttgtTCAGTTTGTAATAAAAGATACTTAGAGAAGAACTCTTTAGCAAATCATATGAGACTTCATTCAAAAGGGAAACATTTCAGCTGTTCAGattgtaaaaaaacatatcaATGGAGGGTAGAGTTTCTGAGGCACATGAGAACCCACACGGGCGAGAAACCCTTTAGTTGTTCTGTCTGCGGTAAAGGATTTTCACAAAAGGAACATCTGAGACAACAtatgagaatccacacaggggagaaacccttAAGTTGTTCAGTTTGTGGTAGAAGATTTGCACGAAGCTCAAATTTGATCTCACACTTACGAATTCATACAGGAGAAAAACCTTTCACATGCTCAGTTTGTGAAGCAAATTTCAGTCACAGAAGTGCTTTGTCCAGACACACTagaatccacacaggggagaaacccttTAGTTGTTCAGTTTGTTATAAAAGGTTCACTCGGCTCAGTCTTCTCAAAAAGCACAAATGTGCTGGTGAGAGCAATGAAAGTAAATGA